The following are from one region of the Ananas comosus cultivar F153 linkage group 20, ASM154086v1, whole genome shotgun sequence genome:
- the LOC109725545 gene encoding dirigent protein 21-like, which yields MASLCSFVCHHHHHHLLLFLFAAAVAVAFTTKVVTADDNMTHLHFYMHDILGGSNPTAIEIVKGPVALSSVPGVNFGNLIAIDDALTEGPELSSKPIGRAQGFYMSTAFQEASLLVSVNFVLAADGPYNGSVVSVQGRDPIAAPVRELSVVGGTGQFRMARGYVLWKTYDGNATNGDGVLELDVYVTTYSGRLAPSTTPAAITQSPSVQQSSKSTSTSLRSEFVILLITITICAFLL from the exons ATGGCTTCTCTATGTTCCTTCGTatgccaccaccaccaccaccacctcttgCTCTTCCtcttcgccgccgccgttgcCGTTGCGTTTACGACAAAAGTCGTCACCGCCGACGACAACATGACCCACCTGCACTTCTACATGCACGACATCCTCGGCGGGTCGAACCCGACCGCCATCGAGATCGTCAAGGGCCCCGTCGCGCTGTCGTCCGTCCCCGGAGTCAACTTCGGTAACCTCATCGCGATCGACGACGCCTTGACGGAGGGCCCCGAGCTCTCGTCGAAGCCCATCGGCCGAGCCCAGGGGTTCTACATGTCAACTGCATTTCAGGAGGCGTCGTTGCTCGTGTCGGTCAACTTCGTGCTGGCCGCCGACGGGCCGTATAACGGCAGCGTGGTGTCCGTTCAGGGGCGCGACCCGATCGCGGCACCTGTCAGGGAGCTGTCGGTTGTCGGCGGAACCGGGCAGTTTCGGATGGCCCGTGGGTACGTGCTTTGGAAGACGTACGACGGCAACGCCACCAACGGTGACGGAGTCCTGGAGCTCGACGTCTACGTCACAACATA CTCTGGAAGACTCGCGCCATCAACAACACCGGCGGCGATAACGCAATCTCCATCAGTGCAGCAATCTTCGAAATCGACGTCAACGTCGCTACGAAGTGAATTTGTCATCCTGCTGATCACAATTACCATATGtgcatttttactttaa